A region of the bacterium HR34 genome:
CGAGAAAATTTTAGTTCCGCTTTTGCGTTCTCCAAACTCTGATTTAAATATGACATTGGCTTTAGCTTTGGTTTCTGTTTTGTTGGTGCAGTATTATGGGATTAAAAACTTAGGATTTTTTACTTATTTGTCAAAGTTTGTAAGAATTAAAGGAGGGCCAATACAAATGTTTTTGGGGTTAATAGAAGTTATTTCAGAATTTGCAAAGGTGCTGTCGTTTTCTTTCCGTTTGTTTGGTAATGTTTTTGCAGGTGAAGTTTTGCTGTTCACGATGTTTTCTTTGGTTCCTTATATAGCGCCGATTCCTTTTATAGGTTTGGAATTTTTTGTTGGTTTTATACAAGCGCTTGTTTTCAGTCTTTTAACAGCAGTTTTTATAAAGGTCGCCCTATCGCACGCTCATTAAAAGTTGGCGTGTTTGATAAATTTTTTATTTATGGTAATTATTATTAATTAAAAGTAATTAAAAACATATGGAAGGAGATTTAACACAATTAGCAATGGGCTTAGCAATAGGTCTTGGGGCAATTGGCCCTGGGGTTGCAGTAGGTATGATAGGTTCAAAAGCAATGGAAGGAATAGCAAGGAATCCAGAGGCAACAGGAAAAATTCAGACTGCGATGATATTGTCTATTGCTTTTGCTGAAGCAATTACTATTTACGCTTTGGTAGTTGCTCTTATAATGAAGTTCGTAGGATAATTAAAATAAATAAATGGAAGGTGGAATTTTGGAGGCTTTAGGAATAGATTTTAAGATTTTAATGGCGCAAGTTGTTAATTTTGTGATTCTATTTTTAATTTTCAAAAAGTTTTTGGCAAAACCTCTTGCCAATGTTTTACAAAAAAGAAAAGAAACAGTTGAGAAAATTATTAAAGATTCTAAAACCTTAGAAGAAAAATTGGCGCAGATTGAAAAAATAAGAAAACAGGAATTGGAAAAAGCAAAACAAGAGTATGCGAAAATTCTCGAAAAAGCAAAAATTTCTTCGCAGGAGATGGCAGATAAAATAATAGCGCAGGCGAAAGAGCAGGCGGATAGAATTATAAAAGAGGCAAAAGAACAGGCGATTGCTCAAAAAGTTGAAATGAAAAATGAATTAAAAAAAGAATTAGAAGAGGTATTTATAAAGGCTTTGTCATCTATTTTACAAAAAGAGTATAACCAGCAAGAAAGACAAAGAGTTCTTGAAGAACTTGAAAAATCTTTAACAATTCAAAAATAATGAAGGAAGCTGAAAAAATAAAAATTAACAGATTCGTTAATTTGCTGTATGAACTGTACAAAGAAAATAAACTTTCTGATGATGTTTTAAAAAAAGTTGTTGTTTTGTTGAGTAATGAAGGGTTTTTGGGTTATTTAGAGACGATAATAAAAAAGTTTTTGGAAAGAGTAAAAGCAGAGAATAAAATTTTGGATGTTGTTGTTGAAAGTGCAGACGAGTT
Encoded here:
- the atpF gene encoding ATP synthase subunit b; protein product: MEGGILEALGIDFKILMAQVVNFVILFLIFKKFLAKPLANVLQKRKETVEKIIKDSKTLEEKLAQIEKIRKQELEKAKQEYAKILEKAKISSQEMADKIIAQAKEQADRIIKEAKEQAIAQKVEMKNELKKELEEVFIKALSSILQKEYNQQERQRVLEELEKSLTIQK
- the atpE gene encoding ATP synthase subunit c, with translation MEGDLTQLAMGLAIGLGAIGPGVAVGMIGSKAMEGIARNPEATGKIQTAMILSIAFAEAITIYALVVALIMKFVG
- the atpB gene encoding ATP synthase subunit a, which produces MTLALALVSVLLVQYYGIKNLGFFTYLSKFVRIKGGPIQMFLGLIEVISEFAKVLSFSFRLFGNVFAGEVLLFTMFSLVPYIAPIPFIGLEFFVGFIQALVFSLLTAVFIKVALSHAH
- the atpD_1 gene encoding ATP synthase subunit delta produces the protein MKEAEKIKINRFVNLLYELYKENKLSDDVLKKVVVLLSNEGFLGYLETIIKKFLERVKAENKILDVVVESADELTENEKNKITEIIAKRFGSNKLNIKFVVREDLIGGVRIFVNNYLIDASFLKYINQLKH